GAGTCGGCCCTGCCCGTCATCGCCCCCGCCATCGCGGCGGGCCTCGGGGTGGTCACCGCGGTGGCCGCGGGCGTGCGGCTGCGCCGGTGGGTCGCCGAGCGCCGGGAGGCCGCACCCCGATAGGGTCGCAGCATGCGACTGGGAGTGCTCGACGTCGGCTCCAACACCGTTCACCTGCTCGTGGTCGATGCGCATCGCGGCGCCGCGCCGGTGCCGAGCGCATCGCACAAGTCGGTGCTGCGGCTCATGCGGTACCTCGATGCCGACGGTGCCATCACGCAGGAGGGCGTCGACGCCATCCTCACGGCGATCCGCGGCGCCGTCGCGACCGCCGAGGAGGCGGGCGTGGAGGAGCTGCTTCCGCTGGCGACCTCGGCGCTGCGCGAGGCACGCAACGGCGAGGAGGTGCTCGCGCTCATCGAACGCGAGACCGGCGTCGAGCTGCGGGTGCTCTCGGGCGAGGACGAGGCGCGCATCACCTTCCTCGCCGTGCGCCGCTGGTACGGCTGGTCGGCCGAGCAGATCCTGCTGTTCGACATCGGCGGCGGGTCGCTCGAGATCGCCGCGGGCGGCGACGAGCAGCCCGAGGTGGCCATCTCGGTGCCGCTCGGCGCCGGACGTTCGACCATCGGCTTCCTGCCGCACGACCCGCCCACCGAGGACGAGCTCGACGCGCTGCGCGCCCACGCCGCCGAGGTGCTGGGCGAGGCGCGGGAGGCGTTCGCCGACCTGCCCGCGCCGGCGCACGTCGTCGGCTCGTCGAAGACGATCCGCTCGCTCGCCCGGCTCGCCGGATCGGTCGTCGACGGCATCGGCACGAACGAGCGGAGCCTGCTCCGTCGCAGCCAGCTCGACGACTGGGTGCCGCGTCTGGCGAAGATCCCCGCCGACGCGCGCACGGCGCTGCCCGGCATCACGGCAGACCGCACGTTCCAGATCGTCGCGGGCGGCGTCGTGCTCGCCGAGACCATGCGGGCGTTCGACGTGAAGGA
This is a stretch of genomic DNA from Agromyces sp. SYSU T00194. It encodes these proteins:
- a CDS encoding Ppx/GppA phosphatase family protein — encoded protein: MRLGVLDVGSNTVHLLVVDAHRGAAPVPSASHKSVLRLMRYLDADGAITQEGVDAILTAIRGAVATAEEAGVEELLPLATSALREARNGEEVLALIERETGVELRVLSGEDEARITFLAVRRWYGWSAEQILLFDIGGGSLEIAAGGDEQPEVAISVPLGAGRSTIGFLPHDPPTEDELDALRAHAAEVLGEAREAFADLPAPAHVVGSSKTIRSLARLAGSVVDGIGTNERSLLRRSQLDDWVPRLAKIPADARTALPGITADRTFQIVAGGVVLAETMRAFDVKELEVSPWALREGVLLRYLDLLA